AAGGAAAAGACACAATTTTTAACAAAACGATACTAGTATGTGTAAATAATCGACAAGTACAAAtaccatttcatttttaaatatttattgtttcaaATGTTTATCAATAATCAAAAATGTGAACAAGgcataacttttaaaaatgaaaggaaatgtaatataatattgtTTTGAGTGTACACATTTTGGATAGATAGCTGACTTGGATAAATGGCTTTTAATGgcttttgaaattaaaattaacaaatattttgaaaaatatccTTTTGGCACCCACATTTTTCCAAGTGCCATTCACATCCATCTAACTCTGCCTAAATCCCAATATATCTCTGCATCTGGACATGGCCCTAGGGGcgccattttgttttaattataaactATGTTTGTTTGCTAGCGGTTAGCCACTGGCACTGAACTCCCCTTTTGGCCGCTACAGTTTTAAACACGCTAATGACCTGaccataaattatgcaaaatagTGTTTGACTTTTTGACTGCCGGCCAGCCCGGGCCACACCAGCCAGAATGTGCGCAAAATTAGTTTGTTAAGCTCAATATATATACACCCCCCAAAGACCTTCCCTTCAGCATCATCCGACATTTAGTTAATGACATAAAGCCAATTCCAGGCCGCCATAATCTCAATTAAGTCACGCGAGGCCATTATATAGGCAGGCCCATTAAAAATTGAACAGCTCGTTtatgttttttgacatttcaCAATTTTCCGGGCCCTTTCGAAGCACTTACTTTGCGTTCCAGCAGGAAAATTGAAGTTGGTATTTTGGAGTCCAAAGGGAATTGGATTTACTCTACCtaggaatttaaatttaaatttttccatatttaatAATCTGTAGGTAAAAATATGAACGGACTTTTTTCACactatataaaaaacttaagggaggaatttcatttcatttcaagaataaaactatttttgatgTATCgcctatttttttaaatcagtaaaaagcaaaatatatataaaaccgCAAAAAATTAGCCATCCTTTTAAATTGATAACCCTTTTCTTTCACAAAACCCTCAATAGTCATTAAATCAAGTAACCTAACTAAGCTAAACTTTTGTGAGGGCAGCTCAACATGCATTCTTCAGTTTTGCCCCCCTGAATTTCAAATGTTTGCtaaaatttgcatgcaaatgaTGACCAACACATGCCAGGcatggaaaaaggaaaaatagaaaaaaaaacccaGGCTTCGCGGGTGGCAGTGGAGTGTCCAGGGAAATGTTTTCGGGGAAAGTGAGTTGGCTGTGTATGGTATTGATGCAATGGACAGCTGCAAATTgcaaaatgaacaaaataGTAGGGGGAAAAAAGCGCTAACGGTTTGCCGTTAGCCGTGACAGAGTTGGCCATATTGGAAAATGCCGCGTGCCCTCTATCTGTGCATTTTCCCTCCTCCGGCTGTCTAAATGGCGTCTGTCAAGGACATCGAGCGACCGCCGTGACGTGCGAGATTTTCAAGCATTaagcgcctgctgctgctgctgctgctgctgctgctgcagctgatgATGCCCCTGCAACTGATCACAATTACGTAACGAGCGCCGGCAAGTGCAAGCAAATTACACAGATGTACCTCACCCACCGCCCCAAGCCCGCTGGTTTGCCGGTTGCATGTTGAACTGCTCCTGGAACGGAAACAGTGTCAGGCCATTAAAACCTCGCACATTGCGAGCAGTGGGAAAAAGATTCGTgtccaaattaaaaaaaaaaaaacacaaaaaaacgttccaaaaatgtaaaaaaaattgatatagTTTTGAAACTAATAATTAAactgtctaaaagtatgccacaATTGTTTTGATCATGAAAGCTTAAAGGATTCGTTCCTTAAGACGATAATTAAACTATAAATTCATAATAATTGACgctataaaaaacatatttcaaTATGAATAATAAGTTTTCCACTCaaacataaacattttttaaatttccaaaaactatATTATTACAACAGATTACTTAAAATTACATGTGCCAATTTTCAGAGGCACATTATTAAGTCATAATTTTCGGCAAGTGTATGAAAATGCTGAAAATCCGTACGGGACATAATCAAACGCAGACGCTTTTGTAATGCAATAACTAAAATGACAACTGCCAGTACAAGGCCGAGGCTGCTCATGTGCATTGCACCCTGAATACGGATCCACAAAACCCCTGCTTACACTACCATTCCGACTTTACAATTTTCCATGGCAAAAGTGTCAACGAAATGCGTTCAGTTGGGGAAATCATTAGCCCCCGAAAAACCAGGCATCAACATTTGTGAAAGAGACTACAAGATTTTTCGCCTTCTTCCGGCATAAACGAATTGAAATGCCAGCAAACAGGACAGATTGGGGGTGGTCAGCGTGCCCTGTGAGGTCCTGTGATAGGATGACTCCGGGCATAGTTCATCTCTGGACTTTGGCCGACAGTTGTCAGCTCAACTGGCATTCATGATGCAGCAGCCAGAGATGCACTTTTTTTTGGTCCAATTCAAGCTGTGATTGCCATAGCTGAGTATTTTTaggaaaagttttattttgggcaataaaaatacctcaatttgaagcaaattaaataatatatgttaattttttgtctAATTTCCCCTTCATGTCTCTACACAAAATATGGAAAACAGCGGATTGCGGTCTGTTTGGCCCAAACGATGTTGTCACACCTCCAATTAGAGCCATggctttaataaataatttatttataaatcatgATATCTATGTATAGGCTTTATTCCATTCATAAGTGACATATAAATGTTCAAACCGAATGTCACacttttaattggttttgtaTAGCTACAATTTCGAAAGCCATCTAGATAATCCGCTAGACTTGTTTACCCCATCAAAGCTGGCTTATCGTTACTAAGTCACACTCCATAGACCCAAGCAGTCTCGGTGCCTGTGTTTCAGTTTGTTTTACtcaaacacaaacaaacacaTCGTTTGAGTCCACAAATTTGCAAGTTAAACTTGAGCGGAAATCATCAATACAGTGTACTGCAATCTCTTAAGACCTCTAATACCAGAATGACTCACCGCGGAGTTCCCTTTTCTGAGTTTTTCGTGAAGACCCCATCCAGTAGGTGCACCGAGCTGAGGGCCCAGAAGGTGGCCAACGAACTGGTGATGAAAAACAAAGAGGTGCGGGAAAAGTTGCTGAACAACAGAGTTCCCACCTATTCGGAATTCCGAAAGATAATGCGAGCGGCGGGCAGGCAAGCGGACCTAAATCCGGTCACCTACAAGAGCATGATGGAGATACGACAGTCACAGATAGATCATAGGCGCCTCAAAAGTATCAAGTCCTCGGGGGACTCCTTTGGCTACCAGGCTCGCATCCTCAATCGCAGCCAGTTAACAAACGAATTCGGCCAAAAACAGGATATCTTTCGCAAGAATCTCGAGCTCCTCGGGCGGATCAACAAGACCAATCGACTGAAGGGCTGCGTTGATAGCTTCAATCGCCATTTTCCCGCCCTTCAGCCGAATCGGACCAAGATCCGTGAGCTGGCAGACCGCTTGAGCCAGGAGAACAGGCAACTCGGTTGTCGCCTTTCACAGGTCAAGTCTAAGGTTGGTATAAAATCATACAAGCCAGTTAATAACCACAGGGTATGATATGTTTTAATTGTCTTTATCTTAATagcaaagtattttaaatactgcCTTAGAATGTAATGATAACCAATGGTTCATAAGGAAACTTTAtatttgatataaaaaaaaaataatataatacaatatattatatatttattataaaacaatataatatataatatactttttaaaaatacctttaCTTTAATATGGaatcaaaatcattttcaaatactttccttagatttcaagtatttttgTATGATTATATATCTCTATTTTCGAAacactgttaaaaaaaatatcaagtAATATATTGATGAAACCTAAGGACTTCCAATTATATACCTTGCATAGTATTTCAAATATACTCCTATCATATGGAGATCCCTTAAAACCTGATAATTTACCCAACCAAAGGTGGACTCTCACAATCCTTGGGTGGCGCCCGTCAAGCCCCTCGAGCAGAAGGCCTCCGAACAGACGGTGAAGGCATTCTTACCCTATATGCCATCGCCCCGATTGGGAAAACGTACTGCCCACGTCCTGCTGCGACCCATAATATATTTCGACTTGGCGGTGCGGGAGAACGACCAGTTCCTGGGTCGATTACTCCTGCAACTCTACACGGAACTCAGTCCGGAAGTGGTGCTCCAATTTGTGCGCATGGCCACCCACAACGATGTCAGATGTCACCAATTTGTGCGAATATTTTCGGATCTCTGGATGGAGGGAGAACTTGTGCCGGATGGCAGCGATCCTCTGCGTAATCATCACAGCGTGAAGTACTCCTTTCTGGATCCCAGCAAGTTGACGGGGGTGATCTCGTATCCGTGGGACTATCGCCGTCACTTTCCCCAGGGTCTCCTGAGCTACACCATCAGCTTTAAGCCCTCGGTGGTTCCATGGCAGCGGGTCATCTTTGGACGGATTTGCGGTGGCCTCAGGGTCCTGCAGAACTGCCACGAGTTCAGCaccaaaaatggcaaaatgaAGAAAACTGTATTTGTCACACGGTGTGGCCTGCTCTAATGGGAGTCCATATAGCACACACATCGCCCGCCTCATTATGCACCTTCATTAACATAAGCCCAACATGGGGCTGGGGTAACAAAATTGTAGCACACCTCTGAGGTCCAATGCAGCTGAATGCTTTTTCTTcaacaaaatgcaaataaaattgtaaagtAAGCTCTGGTATCTGCGTGGGGTCTAAGCACTGGCAAAAATTCATCAGTCTTATTTAATCttatttgaataaatgtattgaaAGTATAGATCGGCGGATAGATCAGAAATATACGTGGTGGaacaattgtttttaaaaaataaaaatatatttttttgtttttgagcgGTGACCAAACgtatcattaaaaattactcatacgaTACGTATGCCAAATAGAATTTGGGACGGAAATATATTTCTCCCATTACTAGCCttttaaattgattgattaaaaaaaaatacaaatgttttttaaatcaacttgaataaaatagtttttagaTCAAGGCAACAGTGCGTATGGGCAATAAATCTTGGGCCATTGCGCGGATCCAAAATCAAAAATAGGGTACAAAACTTAATGGAAAAAAAACTTATAGGTCACTTTTCTAACTGAATCTTTTTATAGTTAGgaaattgtatatattttttattaaaaagaaaaactctCAGTGTATGGGCTCTGGGGGTGTGCGTGGGTTGTGATGCGTTATCGGCCGGGCGTGGCCCACGTGTGCTGTGTCAGATAAGCGGCCAAAACGCGGTTGCTGTCACGGCACCACCCAAACCACCTATCATTCGCAACCACTTGCCACTGCACCACCAGAGGCGGCAGAAAAAAAATGCCTGAAAATAGCGCGTTACACGATTTGCACATTTGGTATATCCTCGGACAGGACAAGAGGCCGGGATGAGGATCTGGCGAGGAGGAAACAGGACCACGACGAACATCAGGCGAATGCCTAAAGGGCCCAAACAATATAATCTATTTTTGTGGCCCACTAAAGCGTTTTTCTCTGCATTTTCTTTTCTGAATTTTTTGTTGGTTCTGTGTGCAGCAGGCAGATAATGCAAAAGTGGCAGGGGAGTAACAAAAAACCGGAAACAAGGGTCAAAGCTTGAAGTAGTCCGGCGGATAATTCGTATGCTGAGATATACAAATATGCTAAATCCGTagactaaatattttttcacgTCTAGAGGGCTAACAGGTGTTcgatataaacattttttctgacTTTTGTTATAAATGTCTGGATTACCAATATTGCTTTGACTCATCGGTGttgaaaaaatctttaattaaattatttttatgtgtttattatttgatttaagTGTTTCACTGGCTGTTTATAAAAACGTATGTTTTACAAATACTTCCTTTTTTGAGTATATTCCCGACAGAAAAGAATGTAAAATAATTAGCATGCctagatatttaaaaatcgtttaaaaCCAAGTAAAGAGTGCTTGGCATTCCTGAATAATTTTCAGAGTAGGAAACAAATAAACTTCTAAATGCTAGAGTGGATgggaggaaaaataaataaataaaagaatattttgatttaagattttatatataattgttaatttttcaGCGGCCACTATAATAACATTGCGAGGAGCCAGCTATGTATCCTACAGGATATACGACTGGAAGGATCGAGTGCATTCCTCAACCAGGCGTATAAGTCTTATGTTCCGCACGAATTTCGACGATTCAGCCTTGTTCTACGCCAGTGGAGAGTCCCTGAAGCATCAGTATATAGCGGCCGCCATTAAGAACCAATCGATTCATGTGGAAATGGACTTCGGCGACAATGTGATGAGTACCGTGCTCACAGATGACTTGACTCGCGGCTATTGGCACAACCTAACGATTCTGCACGAACAGCGAACGGTTAGCATTATCCTGGATCAACAGCAAAAGGTCCTGGAACTGCCAGCCACCGCGAGTGGGAATCTGCTCTTCGATCCGGAAATATATTTCGGCGGAGGACCGGAACTGCACAAGAAGAAGGGCCTGGCCTCCCATAACAATTTCGTGGGCAGCCTGAAATATGTCTACTACAATGACATCTCCATTCTGTACGAACTGCAACGGGGGAATCCCAAGGTGCACTATCACGGTGAGTGGAGGACAATTTAATATCTGGTGCAGCGATTTGCCACCGCCATATTTGGCATACCTTCTCTGACGAACCTATATCTATACCTCTATCCATCTATGTATCTGTGCTCTCGGTTTCTGGGTCAGGCGTGCTGGAGGCGGAGTTCGTCGAGAACGAAGTGAATGTCATACCCATCACCTATCCCTTTGCGACATCACACATTTGGTGGCCCATAAATCACGCCGaagaatttaatattaaattcgaTTTCCGGAGCAGTCGGCCGGGCGCGGTGCTGGCCTACAGTGACGTAACGACCAGTGACGGAAATGGCTTCTGGGAGGTAAGTGTGAGCATTCAAGCAATCATCCAAaagtgcactgaaaaaaacgGTGGGGCTTACTAAatgaattcaataattttgtCTTCATTTGATCACATTTAGAATTTCGTAACTTGAAAGATGAGTGTTTTTATAAACACTATACaacaaattcaaatatttgaaaattttattctttttggTTGGTTTATACTTTTGGTTGTAGGACTTAAcccaaaatagttttaatatacTATATAAGGCGTATATGTTCCCAttgatataatatttattttaacttgaataaaaaaagattCAATAGATAAGATATATCAAAAttgtccaaaaataaataaggagAACTAAGATACTTTCGAATGCATTCtagtaaaatacaaaaatggatgaaaatattctaaaatttcGTCTGAATTACTTTTCTTTCGACTTGAATTATATCGTCTTTCTCGCAGTGCACTTAGTACACATTGCTTGAGCTTTTGAGCTGCACACACGCATTACACACTGCCACGGCCAcaggcacgcacacacagacaaCAGCTGGACGTTTCCACTGAGAGACGTGCTGCTTAAGACGACTTAGCAGAGCGAAAGAGACGTCGACTGagaaaatgaaatgcaaatcaaCTGTGCATGTGGTTGTGTCTATGGCAAGTGTGTGCATGTGTATGAAACTGGCATTGCATTTGCTCGTCTTCCAGCCGCAAATACACCCACATCTACACAAGTTTTCCAGGACTCACAGGCACGCTCCATAAGTCTATATGTAGCATACAATGTGGGGCAAACGAAAATGTACCCAAAAATTCAGACTGCCATTGGGAATGcggaaaatgcaattaaatttaagcgCTGCTGAGTGAAACTCGACTCCGGCTAATGCAATGAAAAGTCAAATGAGCTTAGTGTTTTGTAATTGCTTGGCATTATTCATTTCGTCGGTGGCCCAAAGCGGTTGTGTACTGCAAGGACAGTGTGTtcttaaaacattattttccgCATTTTCGATTCGCTTTTGTCAGAGGAATTAAGTTAAGTCGTAAATCTTTAAAATCTAGtaacatatatatatcttaaaataaatacatgcTATTAAAAGTTAAAGGCAAGTCTTGACAGTCTTTGTTCCTATTTTGGttcactttaaaaaatgtaaattcaaaTACAATTATTACTTTTCCTGgcttaacttaatttttatttcattttgagATAATACCTCAATAAATCAGTATAGAACTATTCCAAAATACTTTTTGGAAtatcaaagaaataaaaataaatcattacaGGGACATTAACCAGAATGGCCGTTCAATTTTGTCATTCTTATTCTCTGTTCCATTCAGTGGTTGCCAATTTATTTGATATAACcatttttatagatttatgTCATGGCCATCGTATTGCAATTGAAAGCAAGTTAAATGTTTCCATGAAATACCAATTTATAACCAGACAAGCAGAGAGATATTGGCCCAAACAGATTGAGGTCCGGCACAAAAGTGCGTTGTAATCGATCACAAATACAATTCAACAGTTTAATGCCAATACCTCCCCGAAAACCCCTACTAAATCCCCAACAACGCCCACGCATTGAACTCCCAGAGAGTTGATGTTTATATGGATGTCAGTGGCGTTTATCTGtatttaaacaaacaaacatacCTTGTCTTGGCCCTGCCGAAAACGTTTATTTGGTTTCTTGTCGTTTTGGCAAATGCTTCGTAGAACGTACTAAAAGGAATATTCATGTGTGCCGGCcgtatttatttgcattttattgttGATTTTGTTCCTTTTGATTGCAAGTCGCACTCCCCCCCTGGAAAAATAAACCCAAAATGTCACTGCAGAGACTCTGACTTATTGGCATTGCAATAAAATTGCCGTTGTAATGCCAATGAATATTTATGCCGCAAGCCATTCAATTTTGCATTGGATGACTCTACGGCttatttgccatttgccgTTTGACGATTTATGCGCATCCAAATTAATACCAAATTGATTGTGTCAGGTTCTATAATACGCCtctgtttaaattttttctacaGCGAATAACTCAAATCATGCCTGTCCATTCGAGCGGCCACACAATGGAAGTTGAAATAATAACTCTgggatttaatttaaattttttatatagtgCTTATCCTAAAAACCTAAGTGAAATTTGAAAATCCCATAGAAAGGTGTCTTAAAGTAttcaattgtaaaatttgtaaaataacatattttttattgcatacttttagacatatTCACAAGAACTTTTAAAACCTACAAAAATGCGCTTTCCATATTCAAAAAAATTGGCTTgcctaattaaatttatacttCCTTTTAAAAATCTGGCAAATCAGGAGTTATTTAAACCATTTCCCTCATTTAAAGCTATTATGTTGACCGCTGCTTTATATTTGCACTATTTGCGTCCTATCTGCATTTTGCCCACTTCAAAAACGCATCAGTTCcgaacatttatttatttactgtttACCCCGGCGTAGGCCACAAAATTGCCACCTGCGTGTTGCGTATGGAGCTCAGCAAACTAATAAATTGCCAACAGTATTTTCACCCCCTTCTGTCACTCATTCGAGCcccgaaaaaccaaaaaaaaaaatgaaaaaccccCATAGAAGAGCACAAACAAGTGTACGCAACACCGAATGTCATGTCACATGCTGCACAGGGCGTTTGGATTTTGGGGGGTGTGACATAAAAACTATGCGCCCGCATAAATCGCGAATCACAAATCGAAAATCGAATTTATTGACAGCGCGCAAATGGGCGAAATAGGCAAACAAAACATGCAAACCCGCGGTGGCAACGGAGgaataaaaatcatttgaaATATTGTCACAGAGTGCGATGAATGCGTCCGGGTGGGTGGGGAAGTGGTAGGCGTGTTTGCCTTTAAACATAACGCCCTGACAAAAATCTAATGAaatatgcaataaaatctgaGTGTTTGCCATTTCGCATAAGCGGCGCAAAAGCGCAATTCACAATGAGCATAGATAAATATCGGGTATATACCAAATACACACACTCGCCCGCCTGTTGgtacatttatttatacggACATGTACAAATCGCAACTGTGCTGAGCTGTGTTGcatcatcagcagcaccaACAAGTTCatgaaatttcaataaatattttttcacatttacaaaaataatagacTGCAGTTAGCAAAGGGGGAAAAATATGTATAGCTATCAAATTAGTTGGATTATGGCAATACAATTTTGCAGATAGATAAATAGCCTATGGCAAGGTTATCTGCCAGATTTGTTTGTCTATAAATTGTGTACATTTTACGCGCTAATCTCGATGCGTTCAATTTATTGGCCGTAAGGTAAATAGtggtttaaaaaagtaaatatataaattttctataatgccgtaaaagagaaatattcaaatataatatttattttcaaatgcgCAAAATtatgctttaaaaaatcattggACAATCgagcttttgtttttcaataaatagtAGTATGCTTTTAGCCACTTTTTGAGGTTTTTTTGTTCAGTTAAAATGCGTTTACAAATTTAGTTTCTTAATAATAGTTTTGGGAAAATACTGAACTAGTTCCTGGAAATCAGCATCCTAGCTAAGCTCACGTTATTTGCTGCCAATAATTATTGCTGCAAGAACAGAGAAATTAGGTTACAGAGGATCAAACGAATGATAAAGAGTCGTGGATAAATACCACTCTAACCCCCTATAAACTTTCTGTACTCCTCCACCCATTGCATTGCTGCAAATTAATGGCAGCAATTTCAACAACAGCTCTCCCCACGGACCCCATTTGAAGCTGGGCGATTGATTCGGCAAATGCGAAGCTCAACGTGGccacgtggcgtatgcgtaatatgaTTTAAGCGAAGCTAATGCACAAAggcatttaaattgaaatgtgtgcGTGGGTGCGGCGAAATGGGGAAAGCGGGTATTTGAATGTGGTTGTGCAGCTCTGCATTTCAGACATTTTcgcaattttgatttatttccaCATACACACAGTTGAATCTTCTAATGCTAAcagaattttgtatttttctctGCCTCTTTCTGCCTTTACATGTGCCGATGTCGATgacaaaaactaatatttgGAAACACGCTAATGCGCGGCTTCGGGTTTTGTTCGTTGGTCCTACGTGAAACATCCGTTGGCGTTGACTATGGCTCCGctacgataaaaaaataaatccgCCATGGAACTCCACCGGAAATGCGCGTCTAACGGAAATTGCAAAATGGCCGCCCATCCATTAGATACGGCTGACGTCGGACAAACTAAGTTTCGACCTGGTCCCCGACGTTAACAACAATGTAACGCACTCGACCACCATTAAAATCAATAGGGCCACCTCCTGGCACAGCGTGGAATTGGACTATAAGCTGGGCGAGATTCGGTTTACGGTGGATTATCGCCACACTCTCAGCCAGATGTATGGACTGACCTTTAACATCGGGGATAAGCTGATTATCGGCAGTAGCTTAAAGTCGGCAGCCATGGGTTTAGTGGGTTGCATCCGAGATATAGAGATCAACGGACACCTGATCGAACCGCGACATGTAGTCAAGACCGAAAGAGTAGTGGGAGAGGTAAGTAACTAATCGATTTTGCAGGAACACGAGGTTTCtatctttaaaataagttttaagtACACGAggtttctatttttaaaataagttttaagtATGGTGTTTACAAGTATGCaccaatttattaaaatctaaGAAGTATAGtatttactgcatacttttggacacttaaaattacatataacatttttttttttttttttttttttttttttaattaacatctttatttaatataatccaggaacagatctaattaaagcctttaacctaaatgttttcttaagtaaataatctcttaattataaattataattagttttcaacttggtatataggagtagatcaaattacgactagtttcaagtaaataatatattcatattagtctcttaggagcagcccaaaatgtcttcttttgagcctgcgaattgggatagccccctgtaatctccgggctagacgattacggtgggcagttagacggtcgttgtacctgcttgagaagaacgatatttggtcttcaacaagactcaggtttaggtcattgtgaagcgtttggccgctaacgaaacATATAACATTGAATATTGATTTATGTGGCATTCTCAACTTATTTATGAAGATTTTTTGAATGATATCGTCTCttattataataactttagGTCGCCCTGGACAACTGCAATTACATAGATCCCTGCAAGAGACCCAATACCTGTGAGCATGGTGGCAAGTGTTTTGTTAAGGACGATCGTGTCACCTGTGACTGCAAACACACGGGGTACATAGGCAAAAATTGTCATTTTACCAAATATAGAAAGACCTGCGAGGAGTTGGCTCTACTGGGTTTCACAAAATCGGATGTCTACCTCATCGACATCGATGGCAATGGTGTCTTTCCACCCGCACACGTAAAGTGTGACTTCCAGAGCCTTGAAAATGCCACGAAAACCATTGTGGAGCACAATCTCCCAAGTCAAGTGGATGTGCGATCCGCCAGGGAGACCGACTTCAGCTTCAACATCAGATATAGGGAATTTTCACCCCACATGCTGCAAGAACTTATCTCGCATTCACTGTACTGCACGCAGTACATCAAGTACGATTGCTACCGGGCTCAGTTGGAACTCCACTCGGCCACCTGGTTCACCTCCTCGGCCAAGAATCTCACCGTCGACTTCCTGGGAAATGTCAAGAGGTAAGCAATGGCAACACACTTGGGGCTAGTGGTTCTCATGGGGCCAGAGGGACTCATGGGGCTAGTTGTGATTTACGTGCTGGCCCACGTCGTCGCCGCAGAACAACACAAAATTGGTGACAGGAATGGGGCTATTGGTACGGTGGAGAAAagttcattttattattataatcagaatacaattttattgtttttcctctaatacaagaaaaaaataatatgccttttaaatcatttttaaatatgtttataattATGCAAcactatatttaaattatgttggATTTAttctgcatacttttaggcacttTTTATTGTGATTTCTCCATTACTCCAAGTAATGGAGTTATTAAAACACAACTTTTTGTTAAAAAGGGTAATGGAATTCAAGTGCTCTTTGGCTTAAAATCATTTATGAAACCTTTAAAGCACTTTTCAGCCCACTATTCGTTGCTTAGTCCAAGCACATGCTGGTGTATTTCGGTCCACCGCTGGCCACACAATTAATGTTGCAGTATATTTGCTTAACTTGTTGTTGCTCGCAGGATTATCACCGGTCTCCGCCCCTTCTTGACGCCCACCACCTGCATTGTGTGTGCGTTCTGCTCCAGTGGACTTTATAGTACGTGTGGTAATCCAACAATATAAATCCGAAATTTCCTAGTGGGGAGAAACTCACAACTCTCGCTCCTCCTGCTGGCatttcaattgtaaacgaaacttaaattaattgcTCGCACATGCATTATATAAGTGCCAGGCAGTAGCTTCGCCTAATGCTAACTGACATATTTACCCATC
This window of the Drosophila biarmipes strain raj3 chromosome 3L, RU_DBia_V1.1, whole genome shotgun sequence genome carries:
- the LOC108035046 gene encoding uncharacterized protein LOC108035046; amino-acid sequence: MTHRGVPFSEFFVKTPSSRCTELRAQKVANELVMKNKEVREKLLNNRVPTYSEFRKIMRAAGRQADLNPVTYKSMMEIRQSQIDHRRLKSIKSSGDSFGYQARILNRSQLTNEFGQKQDIFRKNLELLGRINKTNRLKGCVDSFNRHFPALQPNRTKIRELADRLSQENRQLGCRLSQVKSKVDSHNPWVAPVKPLEQKASEQTVKAFLPYMPSPRLGKRTAHVLLRPIIYFDLAVRENDQFLGRLLLQLYTELSPEVVLQFVRMATHNDVRCHQFVRIFSDLWMEGELVPDGSDPLRNHHSVKYSFLDPSKLTGVISYPWDYRRHFPQGLLSYTISFKPSVVPWQRVIFGRICGGLRVLQNCHEFSTKNGKMKKTVFVTRCGLL